The following coding sequences lie in one Alloacidobacterium dinghuense genomic window:
- a CDS encoding SDR family NAD(P)-dependent oxidoreductase, translating into MDLGLKHKRALVTGSTAGIGFAIAKQLAREGAFVYVNGRTEERVNRAVSEIEGKVDGIAADLTTKEGSERLFARVKDLDIVVNNLGIFEAKPFLDIEDAEWTRFFEANVLSGVRITRHYLPGMLQKKWGRIIFISSESALQIPAEMVHYGMTKTAQLAVARGIAESFPASGVTVNSVLAGPTESEGVSTFVEGLASQQGKTKEDVARDFFEHVRPTSLLKRFETIDEIAAMVVFLCSEAASGTTGSAIRVDGGVVKSIV; encoded by the coding sequence ATGGATTTGGGCTTAAAGCACAAGAGAGCGTTAGTTACGGGTTCCACCGCGGGAATCGGCTTCGCCATCGCGAAGCAGCTGGCGCGGGAGGGAGCGTTCGTCTACGTCAATGGCCGCACCGAAGAGCGCGTGAACCGAGCCGTAAGCGAGATTGAGGGCAAAGTCGACGGAATCGCCGCCGATCTCACCACCAAGGAAGGCTCAGAGAGGCTCTTCGCCAGGGTCAAAGACCTCGACATCGTGGTAAATAATCTCGGAATCTTTGAGGCAAAGCCTTTCCTCGACATCGAGGATGCGGAATGGACGCGTTTCTTCGAGGCCAATGTGCTCTCCGGAGTCCGCATTACGCGCCATTACCTGCCCGGAATGCTCCAGAAGAAGTGGGGACGGATCATCTTCATCTCCAGCGAATCTGCACTGCAGATTCCCGCTGAAATGGTGCACTATGGGATGACAAAGACCGCCCAACTCGCGGTCGCTCGCGGCATCGCCGAGTCTTTCCCCGCCAGCGGCGTTACCGTCAACTCAGTTCTCGCAGGGCCAACGGAAAGCGAGGGAGTCTCAACCTTCGTGGAAGGTCTGGCGAGCCAGCAGGGCAAGACCAAAGAAGACGTAGCCCGCGACTTTTTTGAGCACGTGCGCCCAACCAGCCTGCTGAAGCGCTTTGAAACAATCGATGAGATTGCCGCGATGGTCGTGTTTCTCTGCAGTGAAGCGGCGTCCGGAACGACAGGGTCTGCCATTCGCGTCGATGGCGGCGTTGTCAAGTCAATCGTCTAA
- the ffh gene encoding signal recognition particle protein: MFENLSEKLQRAFKNLRGQGTISEENIGEALREIRVGLLEADVNLNVVKDLIEHIRAKAVGQEVMTALSPTEQVIKIVRDELIALLGKDTARFQFASKPPTVILMAGLQGSGKTTTSGKLAAWLQKGGHRPMLVSVDVYRPAAREQLKVVAKSIKANLYEGDTKGEVAGTPLVERLAKEARREAVISGCDTLIVDTAGRLHIDEDLMGEMESLKKLLSPQEILFIADSMTGQDAVKSADEFHKRLALTGIILTKMDGDARGGAALSIRHVTGQPVKFIGMGEKPDAFEPFHPDRIVSRILGMGDIMTLIEKAEEKLDRKKSEEFARKALSGDGFSLEDFRDQLRQIRKLGSLQSIMKMLPSVGPLAGMQQMADQVDEKQFVRVEAIINSMTQKERNNHEIISGSRRKRIANGSGTTVQEVNQLLRQYAQMRKMFKNVGKGGMLQRRAMGMLGGMRGR; the protein is encoded by the coding sequence ATGTTTGAAAATCTTTCAGAAAAACTGCAGCGCGCGTTTAAGAACCTTCGCGGGCAGGGCACCATCTCCGAGGAGAATATCGGCGAGGCCCTGCGCGAGATCCGCGTTGGGCTGCTCGAGGCCGACGTCAACCTCAACGTCGTCAAGGACCTGATCGAGCACATCCGGGCCAAAGCTGTCGGGCAGGAAGTGATGACAGCGCTGTCTCCGACCGAGCAGGTCATCAAGATCGTGCGCGATGAGCTGATCGCTCTGCTGGGCAAGGATACGGCGCGGTTTCAGTTTGCCTCGAAGCCACCGACGGTCATTCTTATGGCTGGCTTGCAGGGTTCCGGTAAAACAACGACTTCTGGCAAGCTGGCGGCGTGGCTGCAAAAGGGCGGACATCGGCCGATGCTTGTTTCCGTTGACGTGTATCGCCCTGCGGCGCGTGAGCAGCTGAAGGTTGTGGCCAAGTCGATCAAGGCCAATCTCTATGAAGGCGATACAAAGGGCGAGGTTGCCGGAACTCCGCTGGTGGAGCGGTTGGCGAAAGAGGCGCGGCGTGAGGCAGTTATTTCGGGTTGCGACACGCTGATTGTCGACACCGCAGGTCGTCTGCATATCGATGAGGATCTGATGGGCGAGATGGAGTCGCTCAAGAAGCTGCTCTCGCCACAGGAGATTCTGTTCATCGCCGACTCGATGACGGGGCAGGACGCCGTTAAATCCGCAGACGAGTTCCATAAGCGGCTGGCTTTGACGGGTATCATTCTGACCAAGATGGATGGCGATGCTCGCGGCGGCGCGGCGCTGTCGATTCGGCATGTGACCGGACAGCCGGTGAAGTTCATCGGCATGGGCGAGAAGCCGGATGCGTTTGAGCCGTTCCATCCGGACCGCATTGTGAGCCGCATTCTCGGCATGGGCGACATCATGACGCTCATCGAGAAGGCAGAAGAGAAGCTGGATCGCAAGAAGTCTGAGGAGTTTGCGCGCAAGGCACTCTCAGGCGATGGATTCTCGCTGGAAGACTTTCGCGACCAACTGCGGCAGATCCGCAAGCTCGGGTCGCTGCAGAGCATTATGAAGATGCTTCCTTCGGTCGGACCTTTGGCTGGCATGCAGCAGATGGCCGATCAGGTGGATGAGAAGCAGTTTGTTCGCGTCGAAGCGATCATCAACTCGATGACGCAGAAGGAACGGAACAATCACGAGATCATCTCGGGCAGTCGGCGGAAGCGGATTGCGAATGGTTCTGGAACAACTGTGCAGGAAGTGAATCAGCTTCTGCGGCAATACGCGCAGATGCGAAAGATGTTCAAGAACGTCGGTAAAGGTGGAATGTTGCAGCGCCGCGCGATGGGGATGTTGGGCGGAATGCGCGGACGGTAG
- a CDS encoding peroxiredoxin family protein produces the protein MIDLDHRLQDQLDEITTNTRNLVQPERLAISEHAVEDLFASGIEERILPVGAKAPEFALPDASGRLVRSSDLLALGPLVINFFRGRWCPYCMTELEAWRDLYPVVREHGALLVGISPQMARQSDFTAGQHGIPFPLLHDSHCDVAQHFGIAYKVPPFHQKYFRSILVNIPFMNGDESWMLPLPATYVLAQDGTILFAEAHADFRVRPEPGELWKYLPPR, from the coding sequence ATGATTGACCTCGATCACCGTTTACAGGATCAGCTCGACGAGATTACCACCAACACGCGCAACCTTGTTCAGCCGGAGCGGCTGGCCATCAGCGAGCATGCTGTAGAAGATCTTTTTGCGAGTGGGATCGAGGAGCGGATTCTTCCGGTTGGAGCGAAGGCTCCGGAGTTTGCCCTGCCGGATGCTTCGGGGCGGCTGGTGCGCTCGTCTGATCTGCTGGCGCTTGGGCCGCTGGTAATCAACTTCTTCCGCGGGCGCTGGTGTCCTTACTGCATGACGGAGTTGGAAGCCTGGCGCGATCTTTATCCCGTGGTCCGGGAACACGGTGCGTTGCTGGTTGGGATTTCTCCGCAGATGGCACGACAGAGCGACTTTACCGCTGGACAGCACGGGATTCCCTTCCCGTTGCTGCATGACTCGCATTGCGACGTGGCGCAGCATTTCGGGATTGCGTACAAGGTTCCTCCGTTCCACCAGAAATACTTCCGCAGCATTCTGGTGAATATTCCATTCATGAACGGGGATGAGAGCTGGATGCTGCCTCTGCCTGCTACCTATGTGCTTGCGCAGGACGGTACGATCCTCTTTGCCGAGGCGCATGCCGATTTCCGGGTTCGTCCTGAACCGGGCGAGCTTTGGAAGTACCTGCCTCCGCGGTAG
- the ggt gene encoding gamma-glutamyltransferase yields MRSLLLKPRLVCLIFLMFVPSSIAEDRSYGRSMVVTPYGMVATSYVQASQAGARILEQGGSAIDAGIAANAVLGVAEPMMNGIGGDLFAIYWEAKTGKLYGLNASGWAPKALTIDHLRAKGITEMPQAGIDSVTIPGVVDGWTKLHDRFGKLPWATLFQPAIAYAKQGYPLPEALQSYWEEATPRLAGDAESRRVFLPNGKSPELGQIFSNPDLAQALTLIADKGESAFYKGGIAQAILKTSASHGGAMTADDLSEFSAQWVDPVSTTYRDWKVYELPPNGDGIAALEMLNIMEQSQPAPDGPLSTAELHTRIEAMKLAYADVKAYDGDPRFSTIPVSELLSKAFAAKRAPLIDPGKANCTVAPGALSASDTTYLTIVDREGNILSLIQSNYSAFGSGVTVEDMGFVLQNRGGLFSFDTKSPNALAGHKRPFHTIIPGFMERGREHIGFGIMGGMNQPLAHAQFVSNVVDYHMNVQAAMEEARFTVSGKLGCSILIESRVPPETLQQLTAMGHVLNVRKQYSTTMGRGQAILYDSASGIKYGASDPRADGAAIPEAPPRP; encoded by the coding sequence ATGCGATCTCTATTGCTCAAACCCCGGCTTGTCTGCCTCATCTTCCTGATGTTTGTCCCATCCTCCATCGCAGAAGACCGCTCCTACGGCCGCTCCATGGTCGTTACGCCCTACGGAATGGTAGCCACGAGCTACGTTCAAGCCTCGCAGGCCGGTGCCCGCATCCTCGAACAGGGCGGCTCGGCCATTGACGCCGGAATCGCCGCTAATGCCGTCCTCGGCGTAGCTGAGCCTATGATGAACGGCATCGGCGGCGACCTCTTCGCCATCTACTGGGAAGCCAAAACCGGCAAGCTCTACGGACTCAACGCCAGCGGCTGGGCGCCCAAAGCCCTCACCATCGACCATCTCCGCGCCAAAGGAATCACCGAAATGCCGCAGGCGGGAATTGACTCCGTCACGATACCCGGCGTCGTCGACGGATGGACCAAGCTTCACGACCGCTTCGGCAAGCTCCCCTGGGCCACGCTCTTCCAGCCTGCCATCGCTTATGCAAAGCAGGGTTACCCCTTGCCTGAGGCTCTGCAGTCCTACTGGGAAGAAGCCACGCCGCGCCTGGCAGGCGATGCTGAGAGCCGCCGGGTCTTCTTGCCGAATGGCAAGTCCCCTGAACTAGGTCAGATCTTCAGCAATCCCGACCTTGCTCAAGCCCTCACCCTCATCGCCGACAAAGGCGAATCCGCCTTCTACAAAGGAGGCATCGCGCAAGCGATCCTCAAAACCTCAGCCAGTCACGGCGGCGCCATGACCGCCGATGATCTCAGCGAATTCTCCGCCCAGTGGGTCGATCCCGTTTCCACCACCTATCGCGACTGGAAGGTCTACGAGCTCCCACCGAACGGCGACGGTATCGCCGCGCTCGAAATGCTCAACATCATGGAGCAGTCGCAGCCGGCCCCCGACGGCCCGCTCAGCACCGCCGAACTGCACACCCGCATCGAGGCCATGAAGCTCGCCTACGCCGACGTCAAAGCGTATGACGGCGACCCCAGATTCAGCACCATCCCCGTATCTGAGCTGCTCTCGAAAGCCTTCGCCGCGAAACGCGCCCCCCTCATCGATCCCGGTAAAGCCAACTGCACCGTCGCCCCCGGTGCGCTCTCTGCTAGCGACACTACCTACCTCACCATCGTCGATCGCGAGGGCAACATCCTCTCGCTCATCCAAAGCAACTACTCAGCTTTCGGCTCCGGAGTCACGGTCGAGGACATGGGCTTCGTCCTGCAGAATCGCGGCGGTCTCTTCTCGTTCGACACCAAATCCCCGAACGCTCTCGCCGGTCACAAGCGCCCCTTTCACACCATCATCCCCGGCTTCATGGAGCGCGGAAGAGAGCATATCGGCTTCGGAATCATGGGCGGCATGAATCAGCCTTTGGCTCACGCCCAGTTCGTCTCCAATGTCGTCGATTACCACATGAACGTTCAGGCGGCGATGGAAGAAGCCCGCTTCACCGTCAGCGGCAAACTCGGCTGCAGCATCCTCATCGAATCCCGCGTCCCGCCCGAGACCCTTCAGCAACTCACAGCCATGGGCCATGTCCTCAATGTGCGCAAGCAGTATTCAACAACCATGGGACGCGGTCAGGCCATCCTCTACGACAGCGCCAGCGGCATCAAGTACGGCGCCTCCGATCCGCGAGCCGACGGCGCCGCCATCCCCGAGGCTCCGCCCAGGCCCTGA
- a CDS encoding PQQ-binding-like beta-propeller repeat protein produces MKAARPQARMLLPILLICTFALAQDTSPNSSLFRNDLAHSGIYASSGAPKLNNIKWTFHTHDEVISSPAIVNGVVYIGSNDGNLYAIDQQTGSQKWKFQTGARVPSSPAVANGLVYFGSYDGNFYAIDTTTGKPQWKFRNAGERRYAATHLHGSVPEGETMPDPFDVYLSSPSIWNNTVYFGSGDGNIYALDAATGVLKWKFKTGDVVHASPAISDGKLYIGSWDSYFYALDAATGKELWRFKTGEDPDIHNQVGIQSSATVDNGVVYFGCRDSKFYALDAATGQKRWSFDNKGSWVISSPVVKDGKVYFATSDTALLEILDAQTGAPVETLKFHWPIFASPSIAGNTLYLAGQDGKLIAIDLTSRKPISTFQSEASRQNLPNYSKPDGNPNYEAAFTSNFYDDMLAGISKLHSVGTILSSPVISGNVVYIGTADGNLYAID; encoded by the coding sequence ATGAAAGCAGCACGACCGCAAGCCCGTATGCTCCTGCCCATCCTGCTCATCTGCACATTTGCTCTTGCGCAAGATACGTCGCCGAACTCCTCACTGTTCCGCAACGACCTCGCGCACTCCGGCATCTACGCCTCCTCTGGCGCGCCAAAGCTCAACAACATCAAGTGGACATTCCATACGCACGACGAAGTCATCTCATCGCCCGCCATCGTCAACGGCGTCGTCTACATCGGCAGCAACGACGGCAACCTATACGCCATCGATCAACAGACAGGATCGCAAAAGTGGAAGTTCCAGACCGGAGCCCGCGTTCCATCATCACCCGCCGTCGCCAACGGCCTCGTCTACTTCGGCAGTTATGACGGCAACTTCTACGCTATCGACACCACCACCGGCAAGCCGCAATGGAAATTTCGCAACGCAGGCGAGCGCCGCTATGCCGCGACTCACCTGCACGGCTCCGTCCCCGAAGGGGAAACCATGCCCGATCCCTTCGACGTATACCTCTCCTCGCCATCGATCTGGAACAACACTGTTTACTTCGGCAGCGGCGACGGCAACATCTACGCGCTCGACGCCGCAACTGGCGTACTCAAATGGAAATTCAAAACCGGAGACGTAGTGCACGCCTCGCCCGCTATCTCCGATGGCAAACTCTACATCGGCAGTTGGGACAGTTACTTCTACGCCCTCGATGCAGCTACGGGGAAAGAACTCTGGCGCTTCAAAACCGGCGAAGACCCCGACATCCACAACCAGGTCGGTATCCAGTCCTCAGCCACAGTAGACAACGGCGTCGTCTACTTCGGCTGCCGCGATTCAAAGTTCTACGCGCTCGACGCCGCCACCGGCCAGAAGCGCTGGAGCTTCGATAACAAAGGCTCGTGGGTCATCTCTTCGCCCGTCGTGAAGGACGGCAAAGTCTACTTCGCCACATCCGATACGGCACTCCTCGAAATCCTCGACGCGCAAACCGGAGCACCCGTCGAAACTCTGAAGTTTCACTGGCCCATCTTCGCGTCGCCATCGATCGCAGGCAACACGCTCTATCTAGCCGGACAAGATGGCAAACTCATCGCCATCGACCTCACCAGCAGAAAGCCCATCTCCACCTTCCAGTCAGAAGCCTCGCGCCAGAACCTCCCAAACTACTCCAAGCCCGATGGCAATCCCAACTACGAAGCCGCCTTCACATCGAACTTCTACGACGACATGCTCGCAGGCATCAGCAAACTCCACAGCGTAGGGACGATTCTTTCCTCGCCTGTCATCTCCGGAAATGTCGTCTACATCGGAACAGCCGACGGCAACCTCTACGCCATCGACTAA
- a CDS encoding ABC transporter permease: protein MQSFLQDLRYALRQLRKTPGFGATVIATLALSIGITAAVFSVLYAMLIRPLPYQDTDRIVALETRSPEGYTQPAAYPEYQDWRRMSHGFSALAGYSGYGSVNFEGPTGPIALHVVKGTDNFFDVFGVNPILGRTFAPGEDEDGKNDVVVLSYETWQQLFGGRNDVIGEKVKLDGNAYTVIGVMPAGFRFPIGKVNAIYTPLHMVKQQREGRGSHWMPTVGRLRAGVSLSQAQADLSQVFDDLGRQYPDTKGRKVKLTDLETFVLGKSDSSLKLLLYAVMALLLIGCVNVAGLMLARGVKREREMALRSAVGAARARIVRQILTEALVFAVCGALGGVVLAAGLLRVIRMLLISALSRGAEVTLNVPVLLAALFVAVLVTILAALIPALRLSGTAPSMALRAGGSVGTSRGQHRLRAAFVVTQVALALALLVVSGLLTHLLGSLRNTDLGFSPDHILTAEVDLSPGRYDGRDMMADFYTPMLEKVRAIPGVEAAGIIQVLPIQNWGWNSEIHVIGTPPAPANAVTLAEDRIMTPGYYDVFKDRLVRGRLLDPTIDTRGSKPIIVVNEAFVKKFIPVGRDPIGMQIDQDDHNTIVGVVKDIRQNIYEPPLAEMDYMASQVPPGWEQAVLNNVTLVVRTSVAPESIGPSLRKVFHDVDPTLPFRTPETMQSVIADTLIFERLENWLFGTFAALAVLLAIVGLYGLISHEVELSTRDIGVRMALGASRGRILSGIYRRVGWMLGGGVVIGLILTAFARKYISSVVEMHVDKDAGRILGLTLALIGAGLVAAFFPARRASSVEPVVALRDE from the coding sequence ATGCAATCTTTCCTGCAGGACCTTCGCTATGCGCTGCGGCAGTTGAGGAAGACGCCGGGGTTTGGAGCGACAGTGATCGCTACCCTGGCGCTGAGTATCGGGATTACGGCTGCGGTCTTCAGCGTGCTGTATGCGATGCTTATCCGCCCTTTGCCGTATCAGGATACGGATCGAATTGTGGCGCTGGAGACGCGCTCGCCGGAGGGTTATACGCAGCCGGCGGCGTATCCGGAGTATCAGGATTGGCGGCGGATGAGCCATGGATTTTCAGCTTTGGCGGGTTACTCCGGCTATGGATCGGTGAATTTTGAGGGGCCGACCGGACCGATCGCGCTGCACGTCGTTAAGGGAACGGACAATTTCTTCGATGTGTTTGGGGTCAACCCCATCCTCGGACGCACGTTTGCGCCGGGCGAAGATGAAGACGGGAAGAACGACGTCGTGGTGCTGAGCTACGAGACCTGGCAGCAGCTTTTTGGCGGACGGAACGACGTCATTGGCGAGAAGGTGAAGCTGGATGGGAATGCATACACGGTAATCGGCGTGATGCCCGCGGGGTTCCGGTTCCCGATCGGTAAGGTGAACGCGATTTACACGCCGCTGCACATGGTGAAGCAACAAAGAGAGGGCCGCGGGAGCCACTGGATGCCAACGGTGGGACGCCTGAGAGCGGGCGTTTCGCTAAGCCAGGCGCAAGCGGACTTGTCGCAAGTCTTTGACGATCTTGGACGGCAGTATCCAGACACGAAGGGCAGAAAGGTAAAGCTGACTGACCTGGAGACGTTTGTTCTAGGCAAGTCCGACAGTTCACTGAAGCTGCTGCTGTATGCGGTGATGGCGCTGCTGCTGATTGGCTGCGTGAATGTGGCGGGGCTGATGCTGGCTCGCGGCGTGAAGCGCGAGCGCGAGATGGCCCTGCGTTCGGCCGTGGGCGCGGCCCGGGCGAGGATTGTGCGGCAGATTCTGACCGAGGCGCTGGTATTTGCGGTTTGCGGGGCGCTGGGCGGCGTGGTGCTGGCGGCCGGACTGCTTCGGGTGATTCGCATGCTGCTGATTTCTGCGCTCTCGCGCGGGGCCGAGGTGACACTGAATGTTCCGGTTCTGCTGGCGGCGCTATTTGTAGCTGTCCTGGTCACGATTCTGGCGGCGCTGATTCCGGCACTGCGGCTTTCGGGGACAGCTCCGAGCATGGCGCTCCGGGCAGGCGGGAGCGTAGGGACTTCGCGCGGACAGCACCGTCTGCGGGCAGCGTTTGTAGTGACGCAGGTGGCGCTGGCGCTGGCGCTGCTGGTGGTTTCCGGGCTACTGACGCATCTGCTGGGCAGCCTGCGGAACACCGATCTCGGATTTTCGCCGGACCATATCCTGACGGCGGAGGTCGATCTGTCGCCGGGACGCTATGACGGGCGCGATATGATGGCGGACTTCTATACGCCGATGCTGGAAAAGGTGCGGGCGATTCCCGGCGTTGAAGCGGCGGGAATCATTCAGGTACTGCCGATTCAGAATTGGGGGTGGAACTCGGAGATTCATGTGATCGGTACGCCGCCGGCTCCGGCGAACGCGGTGACGCTGGCCGAGGACCGCATCATGACGCCGGGTTATTACGACGTCTTCAAAGACAGGCTGGTGCGCGGCCGGCTCCTCGATCCGACGATCGATACGCGAGGCTCGAAGCCGATCATTGTCGTCAATGAGGCGTTTGTGAAGAAGTTCATTCCGGTGGGGCGCGACCCGATCGGGATGCAGATCGATCAGGATGATCACAACACAATTGTGGGGGTAGTGAAAGACATCCGGCAGAACATTTATGAGCCTCCACTGGCGGAGATGGACTACATGGCGTCGCAGGTTCCTCCGGGATGGGAGCAGGCCGTCTTGAACAACGTTACGCTGGTGGTGCGGACCTCGGTTGCGCCGGAGAGCATTGGGCCGAGCCTGCGAAAGGTTTTTCACGATGTCGATCCCACACTGCCCTTCCGCACTCCGGAGACGATGCAAAGCGTGATTGCCGACACGCTGATTTTTGAGCGGCTGGAGAACTGGCTCTTCGGCACGTTTGCCGCGCTGGCGGTTCTGCTTGCCATTGTCGGACTGTATGGATTGATCAGCCACGAAGTGGAGCTTTCTACGCGGGATATCGGCGTGAGGATGGCGTTGGGGGCTTCGCGCGGGCGGATTCTTTCCGGGATCTATCGGCGCGTGGGATGGATGCTCGGTGGCGGTGTGGTGATCGGGCTGATTTTGACGGCTTTTGCACGGAAGTACATCAGCTCGGTGGTGGAGATGCACGTGGACAAGGATGCGGGACGGATTCTCGGCCTGACTCTGGCGCTGATTGGGGCTGGATTGGTCGCGGCTTTCTTTCCGGCGAGGCGCGCTTCTTCTGTGGAGCCGGTGGTTGCGTTGCGGGATGAGTAA
- a CDS encoding IclR family transcriptional regulator: MKTAKRRYPTPALEKGLDILELFAHEPSGLTKSEVARRLNRTVSEIFRMLLCLEERGYITRSDEDDHFRLSLRIFRMALEYPPTKRLVSEALPVMQELVHQLNQSVHLGVLEGGHVVIIAQADSPVSPGFYVKAGSIVDLMHAATGHVILAHIPAEQRNRAVEMWQHQTGNRVPKDLEEHLEKIREQGYEERDSYQMRGVINITYPVLDETSTAVAALTVPFLARLEDPTTPKTVRTALRDASLKLTEAVGGLHHPTHQAEKKPAKRPRIPQPEA, translated from the coding sequence TTGAAGACAGCAAAAAGACGCTACCCAACTCCGGCCCTCGAAAAAGGCCTCGACATCCTTGAGCTTTTCGCGCACGAGCCCTCCGGCCTCACCAAAAGCGAAGTCGCCCGCCGCCTCAACCGCACTGTCTCTGAAATCTTCCGCATGCTCCTCTGCCTAGAAGAGCGCGGCTACATCACCCGCTCCGACGAAGATGACCACTTCCGCCTGAGCCTAAGAATCTTCCGCATGGCGCTCGAATACCCGCCGACCAAGCGCCTCGTCTCCGAAGCGCTGCCCGTCATGCAGGAACTGGTGCATCAGCTCAACCAGTCCGTCCATCTAGGGGTTCTTGAAGGGGGCCACGTCGTCATCATCGCGCAGGCCGACTCGCCCGTAAGCCCCGGCTTCTACGTCAAAGCCGGCTCCATCGTCGACCTCATGCACGCCGCCACCGGCCACGTCATCCTCGCGCACATCCCCGCCGAGCAGCGCAACCGCGCTGTCGAAATGTGGCAGCACCAGACCGGCAACCGCGTCCCCAAAGATTTAGAGGAGCATTTAGAGAAAATACGCGAGCAGGGATACGAGGAGCGCGACAGCTACCAGATGCGCGGCGTCATCAACATCACCTATCCGGTACTAGACGAGACTAGCACCGCCGTAGCCGCGCTGACCGTGCCATTCCTGGCCCGCCTCGAAGACCCGACTACGCCCAAGACCGTCCGCACCGCCCTGCGCGACGCCAGCCTCAAGCTAACCGAAGCCGTCGGCGGCCTCCACCACCCCACGCACCAAGCGGAAAAGAAACCAGCCAAGAGGCCGCGCATCCCTCAACCCGAAGCCTGA
- a CDS encoding alpha-L-fucosidase, producing the protein MKAKRGLRVVVWGLVASCGLGAVAQQPNADDIVWQKSVAKYDKQRAAVLATVDKDAHEGPFQPNWGSLKEYKIPDWYQDAKFGIFIHWGVYSVPAFGSEWYPRNSYRQGTPDFKHQVETYGPQTKFGYKDFIPEFKAQDFDAKAWAALFKESGAKYVIPVAEHHDGFQMYSSDLSDWCAAKMGPKRDIIGELRTAILAEGIHFGASSHRAEHYWFMNGGRQFPSDVQDPKYASLYGPAHVGPDPDKDQTGHPDTAYLNDWLARSGEIVERYHPELMYFDWWVEQDTFQPYLQRFAAFYYNQAAKAGQQVVLFRKNNAFPDGTTVLDIERGQLDKIREQHWQTDTSVSQQSWGYIKGDTYKTPESIVWQLIDIVSKNGNLLLNIGPKSDGTIPDEAQSILKHTGAWLKVNGEAIYGTRPWTTYGEGPTKVVAGSFNDSETKPYTAQDIRFTTKGKTLYAIALGWPSDGKLVIQSLGSGSGVKVGSVALLGSSETVHFTQESDGLHLDVPGQAPGDYAYSFKISPAGE; encoded by the coding sequence TTGAAAGCGAAGCGCGGATTGAGGGTTGTGGTCTGGGGGCTCGTAGCAAGTTGCGGTCTGGGGGCGGTGGCGCAGCAGCCGAATGCGGACGATATCGTCTGGCAGAAATCGGTAGCGAAGTATGACAAGCAGCGCGCGGCGGTGCTGGCTACTGTAGACAAGGACGCGCATGAGGGGCCGTTTCAGCCGAACTGGGGTTCGCTGAAGGAATACAAGATTCCGGATTGGTATCAGGATGCGAAGTTCGGGATCTTTATTCACTGGGGCGTCTATTCGGTACCGGCGTTTGGCAGTGAGTGGTATCCGCGCAACTCGTATCGGCAGGGCACGCCGGACTTCAAGCACCAGGTAGAGACCTACGGGCCGCAGACGAAGTTTGGGTACAAGGACTTTATTCCGGAATTCAAGGCGCAGGATTTTGACGCGAAGGCGTGGGCGGCGCTGTTCAAGGAGTCGGGCGCGAAGTACGTGATTCCGGTGGCGGAGCACCATGACGGCTTCCAGATGTACTCGTCCGACCTGAGCGACTGGTGCGCGGCAAAGATGGGGCCGAAGCGGGACATAATCGGCGAGCTGCGGACTGCAATTCTGGCGGAAGGAATTCACTTCGGTGCGTCGTCGCACCGGGCGGAGCACTACTGGTTTATGAATGGCGGGCGGCAGTTTCCTTCCGATGTTCAGGACCCGAAGTATGCATCGTTGTACGGGCCGGCGCATGTAGGGCCTGATCCGGACAAGGATCAGACGGGGCATCCTGATACGGCGTATCTGAATGACTGGCTCGCGCGCAGCGGCGAGATTGTGGAGCGATACCATCCGGAGCTGATGTATTTCGACTGGTGGGTGGAGCAGGATACCTTCCAACCGTATCTGCAGCGTTTTGCCGCGTTCTACTACAACCAGGCGGCGAAGGCCGGGCAGCAGGTGGTGCTCTTCCGCAAGAACAATGCGTTTCCGGATGGGACGACGGTGCTCGACATTGAGCGCGGGCAGTTGGACAAGATTCGCGAGCAGCACTGGCAGACCGATACGTCTGTAAGTCAACAGTCGTGGGGATATATCAAGGGCGATACCTATAAAACGCCGGAGAGCATTGTCTGGCAGCTGATTGATATTGTCAGCAAGAACGGGAATCTGCTGTTGAACATCGGACCGAAGTCGGATGGAACGATTCCGGACGAGGCGCAGTCGATTTTGAAACACACGGGCGCGTGGCTGAAGGTGAATGGCGAGGCGATCTATGGAACGCGTCCTTGGACCACATATGGCGAGGGGCCAACGAAGGTGGTGGCCGGATCATTTAACGATTCGGAGACGAAGCCTTATACGGCGCAGGATATTCGCTTCACGACCAAGGGCAAGACGCTGTATGCGATTGCGCTGGGCTGGCCCTCGGATGGGAAGCTGGTGATTCAGTCGCTGGGCAGCGGCAGCGGGGTGAAGGTCGGGTCGGTGGCGCTCCTGGGATCGAGCGAGACCGTGCATTTTACGCAGGAGAGCGATGGGCTGCATTTGGATGTACCGGGGCAGGCTCCAGGAGACTACGCGTACAGCTTCAAGATTTCGCCTGCCGGCGAGTGA